The Thalassotalea nanhaiensis genome has a window encoding:
- a CDS encoding response regulator, with the protein MLSKLNIGAKMTLVFSTIFLIMLFSVGLSIKDLKMSSADFTSYRDFARKSVLSGRVQANMLMASRAAGNFIKTRDESYYEIFQNRITQANRFAVAQQEIMNDVSRKALSIDLVNSIALYRSASEQVFKLIRQRDIILNQRLDPQGISMRKNIESIMVSAFEDQDATASYHAGKALGGVLLGRLYVLKFLDKNKNANVVRVRKELGNGFEDTLQNIIDNIDNPNRKLLLAEFINARILYLEAFEEMVTTIVTRNELIDKEMLPQDQKIAELSEQIKLSLKDDQDTLGPIVQKRNNESVETVIFTSIIVLILTILMGWMIIRAITKPLKGLVSVVENVQQTGDLSLRFENNAKDEVGLISAAFNRFLASLALKADVAKNVARGNLSTKVSLLSSKDSLGESFQMMLKSLLSKQKALKEISLGAVDINVEAQSDEDELSLMLNTMIADMRAIANKADIIASGNYGIDITARSEKDILMQSLARMTKTLQENAEKTTLEHWYKTGQNIVNNEARGNLSEKQLASSIITALCQHMNMNGGVCYSYNDKDETLEFLSGYALDKAENEYQPIGKNQGLAGQVLTDKKPIIINELPENYFNVTSLMGNTDAQHLIIFPFIYENELLAVIELVSLTPITEQHKQMLTIVEESIAIAILSARHRSNTESLLVKSQLQAEDLENQKQVIESTKDKLEHAMVLAEQASASKSDFLANMSHEIRTPMNAIIGMSQLALKTDLDNKQRNYIEKVHRSSESLLGIINDILDFSKIEAGKLDMEKIEFRLEDVFDNLANLVGFNAEDRGLELLFDIPNDIPTALIGDPLRLGQVLVNIGNNAVKFTEEGEVIFSVRIIEEDDNQVTLRFAISDTGVGINKQQQKKLFQSFSQADTSTTRKFGGTGLGLAISKKLTELMQGEIGVDSTEGQGSIFHFTAVFEKQQVQQNHQVNATLELETLKVLVVDDNSSAREILSSMLLSFGFDVDSVNSGNKAIKAIVEANDTVPYQLVIMDWKMPGMDGVSAIQAIQSHESISKQPDFIMATSYGKEEAIIAAEKANINNVLSKPVTASSLYEAIMLTLGHEIKKRSQQSRSEVSDKVLKHLKGTHLLLVEDNEINQELAVEILTTNGMSVVVANNGQEAIDILQKQIFDGVLMDCQMPVLDGYQATQQLRAQQQFKDLPILAMTANAMAGDKEKVIAAGMNDHISKPINIRDMFTTMAKWIVPKVNIDGIEREQVLADNNEAEQSLIPDSLTGINIKQGMSITQGNSKLYHKLLVKFRETNLDFEQRFTEALEVNKNDSDATLCAHTLKGVAGNIGATEVQSAAETLELSCAKNESEKIINHHFKHLMTQLRTVLASLEQLLPITDKEHSNKLKISDDDLTQQFVKLDELLSNFDTQAQDLINELQAFQLDRSITKQLKLIALSVTDYDFENAQQLLKAIMPMKE; encoded by the coding sequence ATGCTCTCTAAACTCAATATTGGCGCTAAAATGACGCTTGTTTTCTCCACTATCTTCCTCATTATGCTTTTCAGTGTAGGCCTTTCAATAAAAGATCTGAAAATGAGTAGCGCAGACTTTACCTCATATCGTGATTTTGCCCGAAAAAGTGTGCTATCTGGTCGGGTACAGGCCAATATGCTAATGGCATCAAGAGCGGCAGGAAACTTTATCAAAACCCGAGATGAATCATATTACGAGATTTTCCAGAACCGTATAACCCAAGCAAATCGTTTCGCCGTTGCACAACAAGAAATAATGAATGATGTAAGCCGTAAAGCGCTAAGTATAGATTTAGTAAACAGTATTGCCCTATACAGAAGTGCTTCAGAGCAAGTGTTCAAACTCATTCGCCAACGAGACATTATTTTAAATCAGCGTCTAGATCCACAAGGGATCAGTATGCGTAAAAACATTGAATCAATTATGGTTTCTGCATTTGAAGATCAAGATGCTACAGCGTCATATCATGCAGGAAAAGCGTTAGGGGGTGTATTACTTGGTCGTCTTTATGTATTAAAGTTTTTAGATAAAAATAAAAACGCTAATGTGGTACGTGTACGTAAAGAATTAGGAAATGGCTTTGAAGACACCTTACAAAATATTATCGATAACATTGATAACCCTAACCGTAAACTATTGCTCGCAGAATTTATTAATGCTCGAATACTTTACCTCGAGGCTTTTGAAGAGATGGTAACTACCATCGTTACTCGTAATGAGTTGATTGATAAAGAAATGTTACCTCAGGATCAAAAAATTGCCGAACTGTCTGAGCAAATAAAACTTTCACTTAAAGACGATCAAGACACGTTAGGTCCGATTGTTCAAAAGCGTAATAATGAAAGTGTAGAAACGGTTATTTTTACTTCAATAATTGTGTTAATTCTTACTATTCTTATGGGCTGGATGATAATTAGAGCTATAACAAAACCTCTTAAGGGTTTGGTAAGCGTCGTTGAAAATGTTCAACAAACAGGCGATCTATCATTACGTTTTGAAAATAACGCAAAAGATGAAGTGGGTTTAATTTCTGCTGCTTTTAATCGATTCTTAGCCAGTTTAGCTCTAAAAGCTGACGTTGCTAAAAATGTGGCTCGTGGTAACTTATCAACCAAAGTTTCCCTTTTATCGAGCAAAGATTCACTGGGCGAGTCTTTTCAAATGATGTTGAAGAGTTTGCTTTCAAAACAAAAAGCGTTAAAAGAAATCAGTTTAGGGGCAGTAGATATTAATGTTGAAGCCCAATCTGATGAAGATGAATTATCGCTCATGCTCAATACAATGATTGCCGATATGAGAGCCATTGCAAACAAAGCAGATATCATTGCCAGCGGTAACTACGGCATAGATATAACGGCGCGATCTGAAAAAGATATTCTTATGCAGTCATTAGCAAGAATGACCAAAACGCTACAAGAAAATGCTGAAAAAACAACATTAGAACACTGGTACAAAACCGGTCAAAATATTGTAAATAACGAGGCTAGAGGTAATTTATCTGAAAAGCAGTTAGCAAGTAGCATTATTACCGCACTTTGCCAGCACATGAATATGAATGGAGGCGTTTGTTACAGTTACAATGATAAAGATGAAACCCTTGAATTTTTATCTGGTTATGCATTAGATAAAGCCGAAAATGAATATCAGCCTATTGGAAAAAATCAAGGTCTTGCAGGACAAGTCCTTACTGATAAAAAACCGATCATAATCAATGAACTGCCAGAGAATTATTTTAACGTAACCTCGTTAATGGGTAACACTGATGCTCAGCACTTAATTATATTTCCTTTTATTTACGAGAATGAATTACTCGCAGTAATTGAACTTGTCTCTTTAACACCAATTACTGAACAACATAAGCAAATGTTAACTATCGTTGAGGAAAGTATCGCAATCGCAATATTGAGTGCCCGTCATCGCAGCAATACAGAAAGTTTACTCGTTAAAAGCCAACTACAAGCAGAAGATCTAGAAAATCAGAAACAAGTTATCGAGTCAACAAAAGACAAGCTAGAACATGCCATGGTGTTAGCCGAGCAAGCAAGTGCATCTAAAAGTGACTTTTTGGCCAATATGTCGCATGAAATAAGAACCCCAATGAATGCAATTATTGGTATGTCTCAATTGGCATTAAAAACCGACCTTGATAATAAGCAAAGAAACTATATTGAAAAAGTACACCGTTCTTCTGAATCATTGCTTGGCATCATTAACGATATTTTAGATTTCTCTAAAATAGAAGCGGGTAAACTTGATATGGAGAAAATCGAGTTCCGACTAGAGGATGTATTTGATAACTTGGCAAATTTAGTAGGGTTTAATGCCGAAGATCGAGGCTTAGAGCTTTTATTTGATATTCCAAATGATATTCCCACCGCTTTAATTGGCGACCCTCTCAGACTTGGTCAAGTATTAGTGAATATAGGTAACAATGCAGTAAAATTCACTGAAGAAGGCGAAGTTATATTTAGTGTGCGCATTATCGAAGAAGATGATAATCAAGTGACGCTACGCTTTGCAATAAGTGATACTGGTGTTGGTATTAATAAGCAGCAACAAAAGAAACTTTTTCAATCATTTTCACAAGCAGATACATCTACTACTCGTAAGTTTGGCGGGACAGGGCTTGGTCTGGCTATCAGTAAAAAACTAACAGAATTAATGCAAGGTGAAATAGGTGTTGATTCTACGGAGGGTCAAGGCAGTATTTTCCACTTTACTGCCGTGTTTGAAAAACAACAGGTGCAACAAAATCATCAAGTTAATGCAACTTTAGAGTTAGAAACGTTAAAGGTACTAGTGGTTGATGATAATAGCTCTGCCCGTGAAATTTTGTCGTCGATGTTACTTAGTTTTGGTTTTGATGTTGACAGTGTTAATAGCGGTAATAAAGCTATTAAAGCGATAGTAGAAGCTAACGATACTGTCCCGTATCAACTGGTTATTATGGACTGGAAGATGCCGGGAATGGATGGCGTATCAGCCATTCAAGCAATACAAAGCCATGAGAGTATCAGTAAACAGCCAGACTTTATAATGGCAACCTCTTACGGTAAAGAAGAAGCCATTATTGCCGCAGAAAAAGCGAATATAAACAACGTACTGTCAAAGCCTGTCACCGCATCCAGTTTATATGAAGCAATAATGCTAACGCTTGGGCATGAGATCAAGAAGCGCTCACAACAAAGCCGTTCTGAAGTATCTGATAAAGTGCTGAAGCATTTAAAAGGTACCCACCTGTTATTAGTTGAAGACAATGAGATAAACCAGGAGTTGGCTGTCGAGATACTGACAACAAATGGCATGAGTGTTGTCGTTGCCAATAATGGCCAAGAGGCAATTGATATTTTACAAAAACAAATATTTGATGGTGTATTGATGGATTGTCAAATGCCTGTACTGGACGGTTATCAAGCCACCCAACAACTTAGAGCACAGCAGCAGTTTAAAGATTTACCTATCTTAGCGATGACAGCGAACGCCATGGCTGGCGATAAAGAAAAAGTAATTGCAGCAGGTATGAACGATCATATCTCAAAGCCTATCAATATACGCGATATGTTCACCACTATGGCGAAATGGATTGTCCCTAAGGTAAACATAGATGGTATAGAAAGAGAACAAGTACTAGCGGATAACAATGAAGCAGAACAATCGTTAATACCTGATTCATTAACCGGTATTAATATTAAACAAGGCATGTCAATTACTCAGGGTAATAGTAAGCTTTATCATAAACTTTTAGTAAAATTTAGAGAAACTAACCTCGACTTTGAGCAACGATTTACAGAAGCGCTTGAAGTAAATAAAAACGATAGTGATGCAACACTTTGTGCTCATACATTAAAAGGTGTTGCTGGCAACATTGGCGCTACAGAAGTTCAATCTGCCGCTGAAACGTTAGAATTATCTTGCGCAAAAAATGAAAGTGAAAAAATAATTAATCATCATTTTAAACATTTAATGACACAACTACGCACTGTTTTAGCAAGCCTTGAGCAACTTTTACCAATAACGGATAAAGAACATAGTAATAAATTAAAAATTTCGGATGACGATCTAACTCAGCAATTTGTAAAGTTAGATGAATTGCTCAGTAACTTTGATACTCAAGCGCAAGACTTAATAAATGAATTACAAGCATTTCAACTCGACAGGTCGATAACAAAGCAACTTAAGTTAATTGCGTTATCAGTAACCGACTATGATTTTGAAAATGCTCAGCAATTACTTAAAGCAATAATGCCAATGAAAGAATAA
- a CDS encoding serine hydrolase domain-containing protein, whose amino-acid sequence MKIKTALTKLILPVVVSLLITTAIAAQNQTVDQDSNTVEENSPPNNIQELQEAIAELIKKNDLPAVGIAMIDETGPVWVGALGKANLENNITADEDSMFRIGSISKMFVALSVLKLVEEGKLDLMDKVAELVPEIEFENKWHETSPVRVVHLLEHTTGWDDIHLPEYAHNDPTPATLKQALDFHPHSRVSRWEPGTRSSYCNSGPPVAAYIVAKITGTGFEEYVKANFFDPIGMSTATYFLNDDVISKGVTLYNNGNEPQDYWHISMRPSGSINASSLDMSKFLQFFINRGLVESEQLVSISSLKRMERAESTNAAKIGLQVGYGLNNYSSVHKSWVYQGHNGGVNGGLAELAYIPGVNVGHVIMVNSGDYGTFKKISKLVSDYETRNLTTPDIQPNVQITDAHKKIEGLYFPINSRQQANYFIERIANIEVLSFEDNHLVRKPLLGGKPTKYYPESPILYKSFKTGLVSLTLAEDPIAGAVVHATNRVLQPINPLVAYGQLVVAVIWFISIVSSILYVLVWGIRKLNKKIPSGATISIRLWPLLSAISIISFVVLFSLGASSPFESFGVPSLYSVGIFIATIAFAVFSILGFYTTIKERATQMNRVNYWYCAISSSTHFLVTIYLFYFGVIGLMTWA is encoded by the coding sequence ATGAAAATAAAAACTGCATTAACCAAACTTATCTTACCTGTCGTTGTTAGTTTACTTATAACTACGGCAATAGCTGCGCAAAACCAAACTGTTGACCAAGATTCAAACACTGTTGAGGAAAACTCACCTCCAAACAATATTCAAGAATTGCAGGAGGCTATCGCAGAACTCATTAAGAAAAATGATTTACCAGCTGTTGGTATAGCAATGATTGATGAGACAGGGCCGGTTTGGGTGGGAGCTCTGGGTAAAGCTAATCTTGAAAATAATATTACAGCTGATGAAGACAGTATGTTTAGAATTGGTTCAATTTCTAAAATGTTTGTCGCTTTATCTGTTCTTAAATTGGTAGAAGAAGGCAAGCTAGATTTAATGGACAAAGTGGCAGAGTTAGTCCCCGAGATCGAGTTCGAGAATAAATGGCATGAGACATCTCCTGTGAGGGTAGTTCATTTACTTGAGCATACTACCGGCTGGGATGATATTCATTTGCCGGAATATGCGCATAATGACCCTACACCAGCTACCTTAAAACAAGCGTTAGACTTTCATCCTCATTCAAGAGTCTCAAGGTGGGAGCCGGGGACGCGCTCTTCATATTGCAACTCAGGGCCTCCGGTTGCGGCCTACATAGTAGCAAAAATTACTGGAACTGGATTTGAGGAATATGTAAAAGCCAATTTCTTTGATCCTATTGGCATGAGTACAGCTACATATTTTTTGAACGATGATGTTATCAGTAAAGGCGTAACTCTCTACAATAATGGCAATGAACCTCAAGATTACTGGCATATTTCTATGCGTCCTTCTGGTTCTATAAATGCATCTTCATTGGACATGTCAAAATTTCTTCAATTCTTCATAAATCGCGGTTTAGTTGAAAGTGAACAACTGGTATCAATTTCATCGCTTAAACGAATGGAGCGAGCAGAATCTACCAATGCAGCTAAAATTGGCCTGCAAGTTGGTTATGGACTTAATAATTATTCATCTGTCCATAAAAGCTGGGTATATCAAGGGCACAATGGAGGGGTAAATGGCGGGCTTGCAGAGTTAGCCTATATACCCGGTGTTAATGTTGGCCATGTGATAATGGTTAATTCCGGTGACTACGGTACTTTTAAAAAGATTTCTAAATTAGTTAGCGACTATGAAACTCGCAACCTGACTACGCCAGATATACAACCGAATGTCCAAATTACAGATGCCCATAAAAAAATAGAAGGGCTCTACTTTCCGATAAACTCTAGACAACAAGCAAATTACTTTATCGAACGAATAGCTAATATCGAGGTTCTCAGCTTTGAAGACAATCACTTGGTGAGGAAACCTTTATTAGGTGGGAAGCCGACAAAGTACTATCCTGAATCGCCTATCCTGTACAAATCGTTTAAAACTGGACTTGTATCACTGACTCTAGCTGAAGACCCAATCGCGGGAGCCGTCGTGCATGCCACTAATCGAGTATTACAGCCTATCAATCCATTAGTCGCTTATGGTCAATTAGTAGTTGCAGTTATTTGGTTTATATCAATTGTTAGCTCAATTTTATATGTGCTTGTTTGGGGAATAAGAAAACTGAATAAAAAAATCCCAAGTGGCGCGACAATTAGTATACGTTTATGGCCACTATTATCAGCGATTTCTATTATTAGTTTTGTTGTGCTATTTAGCCTTGGGGCAAGTTCTCCATTCGAATCATTCGGTGTCCCATCACTTTATTCAGTAGGGATATTTATTGCGACGATTGCTTTTGCTGTGTTTTCGATTTTGGGTTTTTACACCACAATTAAAGAGCGTGCTACACAGATGAACCGTGTTAATTATTGGTATTGCGCGATTTCTTCGAGCACACACTTTTTAGTGACGATTTACCTTTTTTACTTTGGTGTAATAGGCTTAATGACTTGGGCTTAA
- a CDS encoding OsmC domain/YcaO domain-containing protein, which yields MEIKVNFLDNLRLEAKFDDFTVIADQPIRYKGDGSAPSPFDYFLASSALCAAYFVKVYCKARDIPTENIRLSQNNIVDPQDRYNQIFQIDVELPESISDKDRQGILRSIDRCTVKKVVQTGPEFKIEHVENLDEDAQAMIMGQPDGDASTFILGKDLPLEQTIKNMTGILADLGMKIEISSWRNIVPNVWSLHIRDAASPMCFTNGKGATKESALCSALGEFIERLNCNFFYNDQYLGEDIANSDFVHYPNEKWFKPGANDELPSGILDEYCLDIYNPDDELQGSHLIDTNSGMAERGICSIPYVRQSDGETVYFPSNLIENLFLSNGMSAGNNLHEAEVQCLSEIFERAVKRKIIEQEIVLPDVPQQVLEKYPSILAGIKGLEEQGFPVVVKDASLGGQFPVMCVTLMNPRTGGVFASFGAHPSFEVALERSLTELLQGRSFEGLNDVPKPTFDSLAVSEPENFVEHFIDSTGVISWRFFSNNFDYEFCEWDFSGSNKEENESLMAILKDLGKEVYIAVFDGHGATACRILVPDYSEVYPVEDLIWDNTNKALNYREDILNLHELSDDELESLLERLEDSQLDNYIDIRTLIGIEFDENTVWGQLTILELKILIYLALGVLEEAHELVGEFLQYNDNTVERGLFYQAMHAVLEIALNEELQFEHFHANLNRMFGEETMKNVIGSVNGEVKFFGLTKTSMKLEGLDKHLRLIESYKKLHQARAAKAMK from the coding sequence ATGGAAATCAAAGTTAATTTTCTCGACAACCTTAGACTTGAAGCAAAGTTTGATGATTTTACTGTCATTGCTGACCAGCCTATTCGTTACAAGGGGGATGGTTCTGCCCCCAGTCCTTTTGATTATTTCTTAGCTTCATCTGCACTTTGTGCGGCTTACTTTGTAAAGGTGTATTGTAAAGCTCGAGACATTCCTACTGAAAACATCAGATTGTCCCAGAACAATATTGTAGATCCACAAGATCGCTACAACCAAATTTTTCAAATTGATGTTGAGTTACCAGAAAGTATCTCTGATAAAGACAGACAAGGTATATTAAGGTCGATAGATCGCTGTACGGTTAAAAAAGTTGTGCAAACTGGACCTGAGTTTAAAATCGAACACGTTGAAAACCTCGATGAAGATGCACAAGCCATGATTATGGGACAACCAGATGGCGATGCCAGTACTTTCATACTGGGTAAAGACTTACCACTTGAGCAAACCATTAAAAACATGACAGGTATTTTGGCAGATCTTGGCATGAAGATAGAAATCTCTTCATGGCGCAATATCGTTCCTAATGTATGGTCTTTGCATATACGTGATGCCGCTTCTCCAATGTGTTTTACTAATGGTAAAGGCGCAACTAAAGAAAGTGCACTTTGTTCTGCGTTAGGTGAGTTTATTGAACGCCTGAACTGTAATTTCTTCTATAACGACCAGTATCTAGGTGAAGACATTGCTAACAGTGACTTTGTTCATTACCCAAATGAAAAATGGTTTAAGCCTGGAGCAAATGATGAGCTGCCATCAGGCATCCTAGATGAATATTGTCTGGATATTTACAATCCAGACGATGAACTTCAAGGATCTCATTTAATTGATACTAATTCTGGTATGGCCGAGCGAGGTATATGCTCTATACCGTATGTACGCCAATCAGATGGTGAAACCGTATATTTTCCATCGAACTTAATTGAAAATTTATTCTTAAGTAATGGTATGAGTGCCGGCAATAACTTGCATGAAGCAGAGGTGCAATGTCTATCAGAGATTTTCGAACGCGCTGTTAAAAGAAAGATCATCGAACAAGAAATTGTGTTGCCTGATGTGCCGCAACAGGTGTTAGAAAAGTATCCAAGTATTTTAGCCGGTATAAAAGGGTTAGAAGAGCAGGGCTTCCCTGTAGTGGTAAAGGATGCTTCATTAGGTGGTCAATTCCCGGTAATGTGTGTCACTTTAATGAACCCAAGAACCGGTGGTGTGTTTGCATCGTTTGGTGCTCACCCTAGTTTTGAAGTAGCGCTTGAACGAAGCCTTACTGAACTACTGCAAGGCCGAAGCTTCGAGGGTTTAAACGATGTACCTAAGCCAACGTTTGATAGCTTAGCAGTGTCTGAGCCTGAAAATTTTGTTGAGCATTTTATCGATTCAACTGGTGTTATTTCTTGGCGCTTCTTCAGTAATAACTTTGATTATGAATTTTGTGAGTGGGACTTCTCTGGTAGCAATAAAGAAGAAAACGAAAGCTTAATGGCGATTCTAAAAGACCTTGGCAAAGAAGTTTATATAGCTGTATTTGATGGTCATGGCGCTACAGCTTGTCGTATTTTAGTACCAGACTATTCAGAAGTTTATCCTGTTGAAGATCTTATTTGGGACAATACCAATAAGGCACTGAATTATCGCGAAGATATTTTAAACCTGCATGAATTGAGTGATGATGAGCTCGAAAGTTTATTGGAACGATTAGAAGATAGTCAGTTGGATAACTACATTGATATCAGGACATTGATAGGTATTGAGTTTGATGAAAACACAGTGTGGGGACAACTGACTATTCTGGAACTTAAAATACTGATTTACCTAGCCCTAGGTGTTCTTGAAGAAGCACATGAACTGGTTGGCGAGTTCTTGCAGTATAACGACAATACGGTAGAACGTGGTTTGTTTTATCAAGCCATGCATGCTGTACTTGAGATAGCCTTAAATGAAGAATTACAGTTTGAGCATTTCCATGCAAATTTAAATCGTATGTTTGGCGAAGAAACCATGAAAAATGTTATTGGCTCGGTTAATGGTGAAGTGAAATTCTTTGGTTTAACCAAAACAAGCATGAAGCTGGAAGGATTAGATAAGCATTTAAGGTTAATCGAAAGTTACAAGAAACTTCATCAAGCCCGTGCAGCAAAAGCGATGAAGTAA
- a CDS encoding cytochrome C oxidase subunit IV family protein yields MKRFGKLEYYWVALIAITFSNTILGEGFDSTVFITTFIALTVMYKGLVVIDHFMELKEANKYLRLMMRTYFFIFPSLIIVSAFF; encoded by the coding sequence ATGAAACGTTTTGGTAAACTTGAGTATTACTGGGTTGCATTAATTGCGATAACTTTTAGTAACACGATTTTAGGGGAGGGCTTTGACTCTACTGTGTTTATAACAACTTTTATTGCATTAACAGTAATGTATAAAGGGCTAGTAGTGATTGACCACTTTATGGAGTTAAAAGAGGCAAATAAATACTTAAGGTTAATGATGCGGACTTATTTTTTTATTTTTCCTTCTTTAATTATTGTTTCAGCTTTTTTTTAA
- a CDS encoding cytochrome c oxidase subunit 3 family protein yields MTSIEPNNSLAIFPRKWSEQEAGRVPGNIPIWVGILSELTEFGIFFIAYFIAKYNYPEVFATGPLSLNTPIGVSNTVILLTSSYFMAKAMSNIRKNNFKKCERYLWYTFICACLYLCFKSYEFYWNDLQGFSTKTSEFFTVYYYMTFNHFLHVGWAACAILWVIFRLRSGAYSAKEYAGLEALAVYWHMIDLMWILIFPLLYVLH; encoded by the coding sequence ATGACTTCTATAGAACCAAATAATTCGCTAGCTATCTTTCCAAGAAAATGGAGTGAACAAGAAGCTGGCAGAGTACCAGGTAATATTCCTATTTGGGTAGGTATACTTTCGGAATTAACCGAATTTGGTATATTTTTTATTGCCTATTTTATTGCTAAATATAACTACCCAGAGGTTTTTGCCACAGGACCGTTAAGTTTAAATACGCCAATAGGGGTTAGTAATACCGTTATTTTACTGACAAGTAGCTACTTTATGGCAAAAGCCATGAGTAATATTCGTAAGAATAATTTCAAAAAATGTGAACGCTATCTTTGGTACACATTTATTTGTGCGTGTCTGTATTTATGCTTTAAATCCTATGAATTTTATTGGAACGACTTACAAGGTTTCAGTACCAAAACCAGTGAATTTTTTACCGTTTATTATTACATGACATTTAATCACTTTTTACATGTTGGTTGGGCTGCTTGTGCCATATTGTGGGTTATTTTTAGATTACGTAGTGGCGCATATTCGGCAAAAGAGTACGCTGGATTAGAAGCGCTGGCGGTTTATTGGCATATGATCGATTTGATGTGGATATTAATTTTTCCGCTGTTATACGTATTACATTAG
- a CDS encoding NnrS family protein, with amino-acid sequence MINIANTKTSSTEQKNTPMAFLELAFRPFFLCASFFSIISLLLWGAMLNGSFTADVYGGALWWHKHEMLFGFVSAIIVGFLLTAVQNWTGVRSLNGKGLLGLFILWLLGRVLFLMPVNLSPWFIILVDITFLPLAAAALAYPIIQVKLWRNLMFIPILLIMTLINIVMHYSIVSQSPQLMNNASTAMVLLVTLIMTIMGGRVFPMFTANGTQTPRVNAVGWLEKVVIITTLVALIISFNIIDLPTEFKAGIYFIAAVAHAARAFRWKVWVTLKTPLVWSLHFSYWCIAIGLLLFGVAELSATVSQSQAVHLLTVGAMGTMILSMISRVSLGHTGRAIVASKLMTFAFITIILSTIFRVFGSYFLTDYSQVINTAIVFWVIAYGCFVYIYLPILTKAKPGY; translated from the coding sequence ATGATTAACATAGCAAATACTAAAACCTCTTCAACAGAGCAAAAAAACACTCCAATGGCATTTCTTGAGTTGGCATTTCGTCCATTTTTTTTATGTGCATCCTTCTTTAGCATCATCAGTTTATTGCTTTGGGGCGCAATGTTGAATGGTAGCTTTACAGCTGATGTGTACGGTGGGGCATTATGGTGGCACAAGCATGAAATGTTGTTCGGTTTTGTTTCTGCCATTATCGTTGGTTTTTTATTAACAGCAGTGCAAAACTGGACAGGGGTACGCAGTTTAAATGGCAAAGGTCTATTAGGTTTGTTCATTCTCTGGTTGCTAGGCAGAGTCTTGTTTTTAATGCCAGTTAATCTCTCCCCCTGGTTTATTATTCTTGTTGATATTACTTTTTTACCACTTGCTGCTGCTGCACTTGCTTACCCTATAATTCAAGTAAAGCTGTGGCGAAATCTAATGTTTATCCCAATTTTGTTAATAATGACATTAATCAATATTGTCATGCATTATTCTATCGTTTCTCAATCACCTCAGTTAATGAACAACGCAAGTACAGCAATGGTGCTATTAGTTACCTTGATTATGACTATTATGGGGGGGCGTGTATTTCCAATGTTTACGGCCAACGGTACCCAAACACCACGTGTGAATGCAGTTGGTTGGCTCGAAAAAGTGGTCATAATCACCACCCTGGTAGCACTAATTATTAGCTTTAATATTATTGATTTACCAACAGAGTTTAAAGCAGGTATCTATTTTATCGCTGCAGTTGCACATGCTGCTCGAGCTTTTCGTTGGAAAGTATGGGTGACCTTAAAAACACCATTGGTGTGGTCACTACATTTTAGTTATTGGTGTATTGCCATAGGCTTGTTGTTATTCGGTGTCGCTGAGCTTAGTGCCACGGTAAGCCAATCACAAGCGGTTCATTTACTCACTGTTGGCGCTATGGGAACTATGATTTTGTCGATGATATCACGAGTATCATTAGGCCATACTGGCAGAGCTATAGTCGCAAGTAAGTTGATGACCTTTGCTTTTATTACAATTATTTTATCGACAATTTTTAGAGTGTTTGGCAGCTACTTTTTAACCGATTACAGTCAAGTTATTAATACCGCAATTGTGTTTTGGGTAATTGCTTATGGCTGCTTTGTTTATATTTATTTACCAATATTGACCAAAGCCAAACCAGGTTATTGA
- a CDS encoding RrF2 family transcriptional regulator has product MHITRYTDYSLRVLIYLAINSEQLVTINDIAKSYNISKNHLMKIVQQLNLKGYLLAIRGKNGGIKLNKPPALINIGALVRELEDSNKLVECFGENNQCVITPGCQLKQIFAQAQQSFYQTLDKFTLSDLVGADDQNQLGNLLTLKLA; this is encoded by the coding sequence ATGCACATAACTCGGTACACTGATTATTCGCTGCGAGTATTAATATACTTGGCGATAAACTCAGAGCAACTTGTGACGATTAATGATATTGCTAAAAGTTACAACATTTCTAAAAATCACTTAATGAAAATTGTTCAGCAACTTAACCTAAAGGGTTACTTGCTTGCTATACGTGGCAAAAATGGTGGTATCAAACTGAACAAACCTCCCGCTTTGATAAACATAGGTGCTTTGGTACGAGAGCTGGAAGATTCGAATAAGCTGGTGGAGTGCTTTGGTGAAAACAATCAATGCGTTATAACGCCGGGCTGTCAATTAAAACAAATTTTTGCCCAAGCACAACAAAGCTTTTATCAAACTCTCGATAAATTTACTTTATCTGATTTGGTAGGCGCTGATGACCAGAACCAATTAGGCAATCTTCTTACTTTAAAACTTGCTTAA